The Pseudomonas sp. LFM046 region CCGACTGGGCATCGCCCAGGTAGGGAATGCCACCCTCACTGGTACGCCAGTCGCCGCGCTGGAAGCGCGCCTCGCCCTTGACCGGGCCGCTGCACAGGTGGGACAGCTCTTCCTGTTCCAGGCCGAGGATGTTGACGCAGAAGTCCGCGCCGGCATCCAGCACCGCATGCAGGGAGGCGGTCTTGTTCACACAGATGAGCAGCGACGGCGGCTCGGTGGAAAGCGAATCCACCGCCGTGGCGGACATGGCGAAACGCTCGCTGCCATTGCTGGTGGTAATGATGGTCACGGACTTCGCCAGACGACGCATCGCCTGGAGCATCGCGGCTTTCAGATCGGCCTGGCTCATCGCACTGCCCTCTTGTTGTTCTCACAGTGATGCCGATTCTTCGCCTTGACCCGCCCCGCAACATCGTCCGAGGGGACTAGTCACTCCGACGGTCTGCCAGGCGACTTCCCTGTAGGGGGGAATTCATTCGCCCCTACAAAGACCGAGCCGCATGCACAGGCCGGGCATATGGTCCGTTTGAAGGATGCCGCCCCGATTGCCCATTGATTGAATGCCCGGCGATGGGTGGAAAAGCCTTCAACCGGAGAACAACAAATGCTCGACCACGACCTGATTCGCCAACGCCTGAAACAACGCGCCCGTGAACTCGTGCCGGTACTGCGCGAGCGCGCGCCCCTGGCCGCAAAGAACGGCCAGCTGCCCGAAGAGACGATCCGTGACTTCCAGGAAGCGGGCTTCTTCCGCATCCTCCAGCCCGCGCGCTGGGAGGGCTACGAGCTGGAGCCCAAGGACTTCTTCGAGGTGCAGATGACCCTCGCTGAAGGCTGCATGTCCTCGGCCTGGGTGCTGGGTGTGGTGGCCATCCACAACTGGCAGCTGGCGCTGTTCGATGACCGTGCTGCGCAAGACGTCTGGGGCCAGGATTCGAGCGTGCTGATTTCCTCGTCCTATATGCCGGTGGGCAAGGTCACCCGCGTCGACGGCGGCTTTCGCCTCAGCGGCCGCTGGGGTTTCTCCTCCGGCAGCAAGCACTGCCAGTGGGCCTTCCTCGGCGCCATGGTGCCCCCGGCAAAGGAAGGCGACGGCCCGGACTACCGCACCTTCCTGGTTCCGCGCAGCGACTACAGCATCATCGACAACTGGGACGTGATGGGCCTGGAAGCCACCGGCTCCCACGATGTCCTGGTGGAAGACGTGTTCGTGCCCGAGCACCGCACCCACCGCTCCATCGACGGCTTCCTGCAGAACAGCCCGGGCAACGCGGTGAACACCTCGCCGCTGTTCCGTCTGCCGTTCGGTCAGATCTTCGTGCGCGCGGTGTCGTCCTCCACCATCGGCGCGCTGCAAGGGGCCATCGAGCTCTTCGTCCAGGCCAACAAGGGCCGCGTCGGGGTCAACGATGGCCGCAAGATCATCCAGGACCCCGGCGCCCAGACCGCCCTGGCCAACGCCATGGTCACGGTGGACGAATGCCGCACCGTGCTGCTGCGCAACTTCGAGCTGATGATGGAGCGCGCCAAGGCCGGCGAGGCGCTGACCATGGCCGAGCGGGTGAAGATGCGCTACGACTCGGCCATCGTCCCGGACAAGTGCGCCGAGGCGGTGAAGGCCCTGATGTACAACAGCGGTGCCTCCACCATCTTCCGCCAGCACGGTATCAACCGCGCGTTCCGCGATATCCACACCGGCCGCGCCCACGTGGCCAACTGCCCGGGCAAGTACGCGCTCAATCTGGGCGGCGTGGAAATGGGGTTGGACAGTACCGACTTCTTCCTCTGAGGACCTTGCCAGCCCCGGTGACGTAGGGTGGATCACGCTTCACCGATCCACCATCGGCGATGGGATCAACACCGATGGTGGACATGAAAAGCGATGTCCACCCTACGAAACCCCAATCACCCCCACGACGCCCGCCCTGCGCGGGCGTCGTGCTTTCCGGGCAACCAAGATGACTAGTCTTTTTGGAGGATTCCGGCGCTTTGCCGATCCCACACCATGCGTTCAAGCCCCGGAATTACGGGTTGACTGGATCAAGAACAACAAGGGCAAAGCGCATGAAATTCTCCCTGATCTATGAGGCACAGACGATCGACAGCAGCCGCGAAGGCGACCGTCGCATCTTCGACGAAACCGTCGAGCAGGCCGTGCTCGCCGACAAGCTCGGTTTCGACAATTTCTGGTGCGTGGAACACACCGCGCTGACCAACTACTCCCACATGTCCGCGCCGGAAACCATGCTGGCCTTCGTCGCCGGCAAGACCGAGCGCATCGGCATCGGCCACGGCGTGGTCTGCCTGCCGCCGGCCATGAACCACCCGGTGAAAGTGGCTGAGCGCATCGCCACCCTCGACCTGCTGTCCAAGGGCCGTGTGCACTTCGGCGTCGGCAAGGGCGGCACCCAGCAGGAAGCCGGCACCTTCGGCTACGACCTGGCCACCCTGCAGCCGCAGATCGACGAAGCCATGTACCTGATCCCGAAAATGTTCGTCCAGGACGAGATCGAACATAACGGCGACTTCGTGAAGATCCCCAAGCGCCCCATCCATCCCAAGCCCTACCAGGACCCGCACCCGCCGATGTACCTGGCGTGCACCAACACCGAGTCGCTGAAGAACGCCGGCGGCCGTGGCATGGGCGCCCTGGTGCTGGGCTTCGGCGGCCCCGAGGAAATCGCCAAGAAAGTGGCCGTGTACCACGAAGCCTGGGACAACCGTGACGAGAAGGACCAGGTCGGTTTCCGCCCGAATCGCCACATCGCCGCCCTGTGCCCGGCCATCGTCCTCGACGACAACGAGAAGGCCCGCCACATCGGCATCCGCGGCCAGCGCTACTTCATGGAATCCCTGGCCTACTGGTACGCCGGCGGCGAACGTCCGGACCCGGAGAAGTGGAAGGACGACACCTTCGTCGACGGCAACGGCCAGGCAGTGATCAAGTCGCGCTTCGCCTCCGAAGAGGTCAAGGTCGACTTCTCCGACCCGACCATGGCGATGATGAACCCCAACCATGCCTACGGCACCGTCAACGACTGCATCGGCTACGTGCAGCGCCTGATCGATGCCGGCGCCGACGAAATCCTCTTCATCTGCCAGATGGGCACCGTGCCTCAGTGGGCGCAGCTGGAGACGCTGAAGAACATCGGCGAGCACGTGATTCCCTACTTCCGCAAACAGAACGGACTGACCTGAGCAGCGGCGGTATGGAATGAAAACGGGCCCTAGGGCCCGTTTTCTTTTTTGGAGCAGGCCTGCGGGCCATCTCTTGTAGGGGCGAATTCATTCGCCAAGCAGACCGCAGGTCTGCCGTAGGTTGGTGCCGAGGAACGAGGCCCAACATCGAGCAAGCACGGTCACCCCGACTTCTTCACAATCACCTCGGCAATGCTCGCCGGCACGTCAGCATAACGGGCGAATTCCATGGAGAAGCTGGCCCGGCCCTGGGACATCGAGCGCACGTCGGTGGCGTAGCCAAACATCTCGCCCAGGGGCACCTCGGCGCGGACGATCTTCCCGGACAGCCCGTCTTCCATGCCGTGGATCAGGCCGCGCCTGCGGTTGAGGTCGCCCATGATGTCGCCCATGTACTCCTCAGGCGTCACCACCTCCAGTTTCATCACCGGCTCCAGCAGCACCGCGCCGCCCTTCTGCGACAGCTGCTTGGTGGCCATGGAGGCGGCGATCTTGAAGGCCATCTCGCTGGAATCCACGTCGTGGTAGGAGCCGTCGAACACCGCCGCCTTCAGGCCGATCAGGGGATAGCCCGCGAGCACGCCGTTCTTCATCTGCTCCTCGATGCCCTTCTGGATGGCCGGGATGAACTCGCGAGGGACGACGCCGCCCACCACTTCATTGACGAACTCCAACCCTTCCTTGCCCTCGTCCGCCGGGGCGAAGCGAATCCAGCAGTGGCCGTACTGGCCACGACCGCCGGACTGGCGGACGAACTTGCCCTCGATCTCGCAGGTCTTGCGGATCGTCTCGCGGTAGGCGACCTGCGGCTTGCCGGTATTGGCCTCGACGTTGAACTCGCGCTTCATGCGGTCGACGATGATGTCCAGGTGCAGTTCGCCCATGCCGGAAATGATGGTCTGCCCCGTCTCCTCGTCCGTCTTCACCCGGAATGAGGGGTCTTCCTGGGCGAGCCTGCCGAGGGCGATGCCCATTTTTTCCTGGTCGGCCTTGGTCTTGGGTTCCACGGCGATGGATATCACCGGCTCGGGGAAGTCCATGCGCTCGAGGATGATGGGTCTGGTGAGGTCGCACAGCGTGTCGCCGGTGGTGACGTCCTTCATGCCGATCAGCGCGGCGATGTCGCCGGCACGCACTTCCTTGATTTCCGCGCGGTGGTTGGCGTGCATCTGCACCATGCGGCCGACGCGCTCCTTCTTGCCCTTCACCGAATTGAGCACGGCATCCCCGGAATTGAGCACGCCGGAGTAGACGCGGATGAAGGTCAGGGTGCCGACGAAGGGGTCGGTGGCGATCTTGAAGGCCAGGGAGGAGAACGGCTCGGTGTCGTCAGCGTGGCGTTCGTCTTCCTTGTCCGGGTGATCCGGGTGGGTGCCCCGGATGGAGGGAATCTCGGTGGGCGCCGGCAGCAACTCGACCACGGCATCCAGCACCAGGGGCACGCCCTTGTTCTTGAAAGACGAGCCGCACACCGCCGGAACCACCTCGCAGGACAGGGTGCGGATGCGCAGCCCCGCCTTGATCTCCTCCTCGGACAGTTCGCCCTCGTCGAGGTACTTGGTCATCAGCTCTTCATTGGCCTCGGCCGCCACTTCCAGCATGACGTTGCGCCAGTGCTGCGCGTCGTCCAGCAGCTCGTCCGGGATCTCCTCTTCGCGGAAGCTGGCGCCCTGGTCGGCGTCGTTCCAGTAGATGGCCTTCATGCGGATCAGGTCGATCTGGCCGTTGAAATTCTCTTCCTGGCCGATGGGCAGCTGGATGGGCACGGGCGTATGGCCGAGGCGCTGCCTGATCTGCTCCACCACCCGCAGGAAGTCGGCACCGGCGCGGTCCATCTTGTTCACATAGGCGATGCGCGGCACGTGGTACTTGTCGGCCTGGCGCCAGACGGTCTCGGATTGCGGCTCCACGCCATCGGCACCGCTGAACACCACGACGGCGCCGTCCAGCACCCGCAGGGAGCGCTCTACCTCGATGGTGAAATCCACGTGGCCGGGGGTGTCGATGATGTTGATGCGGAACTTGTCCAACTGCTTGCGCGAGCCGGTCCAGAAGGCGGTGGTGGCGGCCGAGGTGATGGTGATGCCGCGCTCCTGCTCCTGGACCATCCAGTCCATGGTCGCGGCGCCGTCGTGCACCTCGCCCATCTTGTGGTTGACCCCGGTGTAGTACAGGACCCGCTCGGTGGTGGTGGTCTTGCCGGCATCCACGTGGGCCACTATGCCGATATTGCGGTAATGGCTGATGGGGGTTGTACGTGCCATGGCGATCACCTCCGTGCGGATTTATGGAATTCGGCAGGGTCGCACGCCTTCCGCCGGGACCCCGGAGAGCCGGACTCGATGACGAAAAGTTGTGGGCGGCGATAGACCGGACGGCCCTGTCACAACGGGCAAGGCACGGCCCCCTGGCCGGCACCTCCCCTCCTCTAACGCTAGCACCGCCCCCGGTTGTGCACTGGCCGCTCATCCGCTAGTCCAGCCGGACGATGCACCGCACGCTGCCAGGCCGCATGTTCTGGCCCGCACTCATCCAACCTTGAAGGACCTTGCCGTGGAAAAGATCATCTACACCCTGTGGCGCACCCCGCAGGACAGCGCCGAAGCCTTCTCCCAGCGCCTGCGTGGCGAGCTGGCCGATCAGCTCCTCACCCTGGGCGCCCAGGGTCTGCAGATCAACCTGGTGGACGCGGATGTCGCCCCCGCCGCCGGCCTGCGCCAGGAAAACAACCGCCCGCTGCCGGATGCCACCCTGTCCCTCTGGGCCGACAGCGCCAACACGGAAAGCCGCCGTCCCTTCGATGAAGTCCTCACCCCGGCCACCAGCCGTCTGGCGGCCTATCTGGTGAGCGAATCGGTGGTGATCCGCAATACGCGCTTCCCGGCCAAACTCGGCGAGCGCACCCACGGTTTCTCCCAGATCGCCTTCCTCAGCTGCCCGCCGCGCCTGACCCGCGACGCCTGGCTGGACGTCTGGCGCAACTACCACACCCGTGTGGCCATCGACACCCAGGACAACTTCCTCTACGTGCAGAACCTGGTGGTGCGCCCCCTGACCCATGGCGCCACGCCGCTGGACGCCATTGTCGAGGAAGCCTTCCCGCCGGCCGCGATGACCGACCCGATGGCTTTCTTCGATGCCGTGGGTGATGCAGAGAAGTTCCAGAAGAACCTCGCGGCCATGATGGAGAGCTGCAATCGCTTCATCGATTTCGACCGGATCGATGTGCTGCCCACCAGCCAGTACGTGATCAAGACCGCTACCGCGAGCTGATGGACGACCGATGGGTGAACGGGGAAACCGAAAACCGGCGTCCCCGTTCACCGCGCCCCGTCACACGTTCTTCAGCAATTGCCGGAACTCCTGTTCCGAAAAGCCGCGCAGGGTCTGCGTCCGTACATTGCCCAGCGACCCGGCTTTCAGGA contains the following coding sequences:
- a CDS encoding flavin-dependent monooxygenase, with product MLDHDLIRQRLKQRARELVPVLRERAPLAAKNGQLPEETIRDFQEAGFFRILQPARWEGYELEPKDFFEVQMTLAEGCMSSAWVLGVVAIHNWQLALFDDRAAQDVWGQDSSVLISSSYMPVGKVTRVDGGFRLSGRWGFSSGSKHCQWAFLGAMVPPAKEGDGPDYRTFLVPRSDYSIIDNWDVMGLEATGSHDVLVEDVFVPEHRTHRSIDGFLQNSPGNAVNTSPLFRLPFGQIFVRAVSSSTIGALQGAIELFVQANKGRVGVNDGRKIIQDPGAQTALANAMVTVDECRTVLLRNFELMMERAKAGEALTMAERVKMRYDSAIVPDKCAEAVKALMYNSGASTIFRQHGINRAFRDIHTGRAHVANCPGKYALNLGGVEMGLDSTDFFL
- a CDS encoding EthD domain-containing protein codes for the protein MEKIIYTLWRTPQDSAEAFSQRLRGELADQLLTLGAQGLQINLVDADVAPAAGLRQENNRPLPDATLSLWADSANTESRRPFDEVLTPATSRLAAYLVSESVVIRNTRFPAKLGERTHGFSQIAFLSCPPRLTRDAWLDVWRNYHTRVAIDTQDNFLYVQNLVVRPLTHGATPLDAIVEEAFPPAAMTDPMAFFDAVGDAEKFQKNLAAMMESCNRFIDFDRIDVLPTSQYVIKTATAS
- a CDS encoding flavin reductase family protein; translation: MSQADLKAAMLQAMRRLAKSVTIITTSNGSERFAMSATAVDSLSTEPPSLLICVNKTASLHAVLDAGADFCVNILGLEQEELSHLCSGPVKGEARFQRGDWRTSEGGIPYLGDAQSAILCQQDGKFSYGTHTIFIGRIAEIHNSADISPLVYLNGAYTTTAPSLAAAS
- a CDS encoding LLM class flavin-dependent oxidoreductase produces the protein MKFSLIYEAQTIDSSREGDRRIFDETVEQAVLADKLGFDNFWCVEHTALTNYSHMSAPETMLAFVAGKTERIGIGHGVVCLPPAMNHPVKVAERIATLDLLSKGRVHFGVGKGGTQQEAGTFGYDLATLQPQIDEAMYLIPKMFVQDEIEHNGDFVKIPKRPIHPKPYQDPHPPMYLACTNTESLKNAGGRGMGALVLGFGGPEEIAKKVAVYHEAWDNRDEKDQVGFRPNRHIAALCPAIVLDDNEKARHIGIRGQRYFMESLAYWYAGGERPDPEKWKDDTFVDGNGQAVIKSRFASEEVKVDFSDPTMAMMNPNHAYGTVNDCIGYVQRLIDAGADEILFICQMGTVPQWAQLETLKNIGEHVIPYFRKQNGLT
- the fusA gene encoding elongation factor G produces the protein MARTTPISHYRNIGIVAHVDAGKTTTTERVLYYTGVNHKMGEVHDGAATMDWMVQEQERGITITSAATTAFWTGSRKQLDKFRINIIDTPGHVDFTIEVERSLRVLDGAVVVFSGADGVEPQSETVWRQADKYHVPRIAYVNKMDRAGADFLRVVEQIRQRLGHTPVPIQLPIGQEENFNGQIDLIRMKAIYWNDADQGASFREEEIPDELLDDAQHWRNVMLEVAAEANEELMTKYLDEGELSEEEIKAGLRIRTLSCEVVPAVCGSSFKNKGVPLVLDAVVELLPAPTEIPSIRGTHPDHPDKEDERHADDTEPFSSLAFKIATDPFVGTLTFIRVYSGVLNSGDAVLNSVKGKKERVGRMVQMHANHRAEIKEVRAGDIAALIGMKDVTTGDTLCDLTRPIILERMDFPEPVISIAVEPKTKADQEKMGIALGRLAQEDPSFRVKTDEETGQTIISGMGELHLDIIVDRMKREFNVEANTGKPQVAYRETIRKTCEIEGKFVRQSGGRGQYGHCWIRFAPADEGKEGLEFVNEVVGGVVPREFIPAIQKGIEEQMKNGVLAGYPLIGLKAAVFDGSYHDVDSSEMAFKIAASMATKQLSQKGGAVLLEPVMKLEVVTPEEYMGDIMGDLNRRRGLIHGMEDGLSGKIVRAEVPLGEMFGYATDVRSMSQGRASFSMEFARYADVPASIAEVIVKKSG